ATCATATATATCTAGAAAATTAAAATCAATAATCTCATTTACTGAAAAACTTAAGAACGGAGATCTATCAGACACACTTAAAGTGAAAACTATGGATGAATTCGGTAAAATTGAAGATTCCTTAAATGCAACCGTACTCTCTTTAAGAGATGTGATTTCAGAGATAAGCAATAGTGCAGTTAATCTAAGCTCATCAAGTGATGAATTGTCTGCAACAATGGAAGAAGTAACTTCAAAAGTAGATACAATAAACGAAAGCATACAGCATATAGGCAGTGGTGTTCAAGAATTAACTTCAAGCATCGAAGAAGTAAACTACTCTACAGACAAAATAGCTTCTCAAGTTACTGACCTAGGATCAGATGCTGATCATAGTTATAACTCTGCTAAAGATATCGAGTCGAGAGCGACTAGCTTAAAGAATAACTCAACTGAATTAGTGAAAAATTCAAAAGAACTTTATCAATCCAATCAAGAGGCTGTACTAAGCTCAATCGAGCAAGGTAAAGTGGTCTCACAAATTAAGCTAATGGCAACTACTATAACTCAAATTGCAGATCAAACCAACTTATTAGCGCTTAATGCTATGATAGAATCAGCTAGAGCAGGTGAAGCAGGAAGAGGATTTGCTGTTGTTGCAGGAGAAATAATAAAATTAGCAGATAGTTCAATGTCTGCAGTAAAAAATATAAATAAAGTTACAGATCAAATAGAATTAGCTTTTAAAAGCCTATCAGATAATGCTACTAACATACTTAAATATATAGAAGATATAGTTACTCCTACCAATGAAGAAATGATAAACATCGGATATCAATATGGAGACGATGCAAAATTGGTTGCAGATATATCAAGAAAATTCCACCAATCATCATACTCTATAAAAGGAATCGTAGAAAAGATAAATAGAGAAATCGAAAATGTAAGTGCTATGTCTCAACAGACAAACTCTTCTTCTCAAGAAATAATAGAGAGTATCTCTGAAGCTGCCGCTGCAATTGAAGAAGTTAGTAGGACTGCTATGTCACAGGCTGAGTTAGCTCAAAAATTAAGCATATTAACTAGCAAGTTTACACTTTAGACTATTATCAGCTTATACCTTAACCAGAATGCATTTTAAATCAAATAATAGAACCTCGAAAATTTTTCGAGGTTCTATTATTTTAATTTTACCTGCTATTTAATCATTATACTAAAATTAAACAGTTATCCATTCTATTTTAAAAAAGCCCTTAAAAATAGCCTAGCTTTAATTTATACTTAACTTTTGTTACCTACAAATCTATTAACATTATTGACAACCGATTCTGGTAAAGGCTGCGTTAAAGCTCTTTTCAAAAGTTCGTAATGATTAACACCATTCTTAACAAGATATTTTTCAATCATATCAACCTTATTTTCTCTTCCTGGCATTAGTTGATATAATACATACCAATCTTCCAAAGAACTTAGAGGTAATATAACCTCGTCTATTTTTCGATATTCAACTATAGCTGCTTCATCAATTTTTAGTCTATAATCTCCATAATGGTGAGCTACCCCAAAGTTACACATTATATCAACTGATGTATCTCTTACTATATAAGTATAAAAATACTCAGTTAGATATGGATATTTTTTCTCCTTTGCTTGCTCGGTTCCAATCGTGTCAAATATA
This genomic stretch from Clostridium fungisolvens harbors:
- a CDS encoding methyl-accepting chemotaxis protein: MKRRLSSIKLTTKITFIFVTLLVLLLIIGLSEIYNLRSVNNNLQHIYSVNMKAIQDVRTLRENVQESQVNTLLAMDERNKSNLSRYNDEITAINLENSTILQQYTKSVTSSKEKSLLKDLTMMLDDYIKSRDETIDLIKEGDYQRAKDIITTVTLKRDSVDNVIKNIVQFNQTESRQAYDDSRSTYNLSITLTYIVLGVSLIITVICSLYLRSYISRKLKSIISFTEKLKNGDLSDTLKVKTMDEFGKIEDSLNATVLSLRDVISEISNSAVNLSSSSDELSATMEEVTSKVDTINESIQHIGSGVQELTSSIEEVNYSTDKIASQVTDLGSDADHSYNSAKDIESRATSLKNNSTELVKNSKELYQSNQEAVLSSIEQGKVVSQIKLMATTITQIADQTNLLALNAMIESARAGEAGRGFAVVAGEIIKLADSSMSAVKNINKVTDQIELAFKSLSDNATNILKYIEDIVTPTNEEMINIGYQYGDDAKLVADISRKFHQSSYSIKGIVEKINREIENVSAMSQQTNSSSQEIIESISEAAAAIEEVSRTAMSQAELAQKLSILTSKFTL
- a CDS encoding nucleotidyltransferase, producing the protein MKFDDLYYIADELNKKKVRWMIGSSVLLYFHGIVSSPNDIDIVIDEKDIMKVKDIFDTIGTEQAKEKKYPYLTEYFYTYIVRDTSVDIMCNFGVAHHYGDYRLKIDEAAIVEYRKIDEVILPLSSLEDWYVLYQLMPGRENKVDMIEKYLVKNGVNHYELLKRALTQPLPESVVNNVNRFVGNKS